A part of Plasmodium coatneyi strain Hackeri chromosome 8, complete sequence genomic DNA contains:
- a CDS encoding Adp/atp carrier protein: protein MEKYYLKKKKKIKYRELFITTFLTHGGSNLISKLLVSPLERIVIIRQTQPFFFRNVLLNSSFTYSNIVRGIYANQGLTSLWWGYHASIWNFLSFSFFRLLFHDKIKYNLAIENSKKNYLTTFFLLYTSSCLAAVISYPLDTIHNCMALNHETVKNKKLTSRGILLFVYDLILKKKIKHLYAGYSLCLLNFIPYLLISIKLNEIFTKYFIEQNSHQKDDDSKQGEEQYADGNISEDYQRLFKKTPNVLSYIFLGVLTGYISQVATYPLETIRRKYQYHVIYEKNFPQTLMYSKNSNVKKPQKLIAKFSNVYRGFSLHSFKLIPEYLIFSCFFYYVKNNIPI, encoded by the exons atggaaaaatattatttaaaaaaaaaaaaaaaaattaaatataggGAGTTATTCATAACGACTTTTTTAACCCATGGAGGATCAAATCTCATTTCTAAGCTTCTCGTTTCTCCCTTGGAGCGCATTGTAATCATTAGACAAAcgcaacctttttttttcagaaacGTTTTGCTCAATTCCTCCTTTACGTACTCAAATATAGTAAGAG GTATATACGCCAACCAAGGCCTGACGTCCCTCTGGTGGGGGTACCATGCAAGCATATGgaacttcctttccttcagctTTTTCAGACTACTCTTTCACGATAAGATCAAGTACAACCTAGCGATAGAAAACAGCAAAAAGAactacctaacaaccttcttccttctttataccTCCAGTTGCTTAGCAGCTGTGATTTCATACCCGCTAGACACCATTCATAATTGCATGgccctaaaccatgaaacagttaaaaataaaaagctaACCAGCAGGGGAATTTTACTTTTCGTATACGATTTGattctaaaaaaaa AAATTAAACACCTGTACGCTGGGTACAGCTTGTGTCTACTAAACTTTATCCCCTATTTGCTCATCTCAATAAAGCTGAATGAAATTTTTACCAAGTACTTTATCGAACAGAATTCTCACCAAAAAGATGACGATTCCAAACAGGGCGAAGAACAATATGCTGATGGAAACATAAGTGAAGACTATCAAAGACTGTTTAAGAAAACGCCAAACGTCTTGTCCTACATTTTCCTCGGTGTACTCACTGGATACATATCACAAGTGGCCACGTACCCCCTGGAGACCATACGTAGGAAGTACCAGTACCACGTCATATATGAAAAGAATTTCCCCCAAACATTAATGTACAGTAAAAATTCAAATGTGAAGAAGCCACAAAAACTTATCGCCAAATTTTCGAATGTATACAGGGGATTTTCCTTGCATTCCTTTAAATTAATTCCAGAGTATTTAATATTCAGTTGTTTCTTTTACTACGTCAAGAACAATATACCTATATGA
- a CDS encoding RNA binding protein: MKDNKEAYHMEEGRRYASRSREKMNAGGRYHHKNEHNHGGYRKSSVDNYHKRNEASNVERGRNYSRDRRDYHQHVQRQHHRENGHDANRGHSRSRTRSRSPYHHKLGRDKYYNKSPKRNLSKERNRNAAIYDDRNGERKRGDKYKYEKERGSKWDSKNGGHYEHDRYAHERYPHDRPQYDRPPYERPPYDRPPYERPPYDRPPYDRHQHERYPHDRPQYDRPPHQHHPGGPYNSHTYEYREGRDERMNMRRYSPGGDRQRYMYENESNRMGHNIGMMRRERPREMRNYFYKKADPCKIFVGNISPEAREEDVRRKFLKYGDIVNMQWKTRFAFIEYEKTSNAEIAIKEENGQLFFGEELNVQPHHAGNYFNNRSDGRNFYPPIYRRNYSPNGNEIREKKNALRIVIKNVDEKASWQDLKDFGRDIGFVNYANVVQNDKKERFGIIEYCNYENVKKAVEVLDGRKFNGITVEVMKFADSPLNMKFRGDGEDRRDGNSHHHYSGDKDRSYHREGYDAEKGDYRRERFYERSHDRHDDRDDRRDRQDDRNERNKFGRDEKEDGQHDKLDRDHRRGSINSDRRRGSSQDKGGADGVDARNKDDREDGNDLDRQSQLSGRRGNSKDKEENFGEGDRLSRKSGSSARSGSIRKDKYRSGGAGSTDGTKQTRNNRNDRSESADHLADDQRSSVKGKDKEDDYSVDKEREEAIKNDRELSTRGDDEDENMYRSDEEGSVLGSTNVRDKIEQNADGEGDRYNGSRSRSRSVSVKAKQQTRKRNTKGRRKGRRASEDSSSRRDLQDSYYNDSTNDKWAASKKVCVDKANSTESGS; this comes from the coding sequence ATGAAAGATAACAAGGAGGCTTACCACATGGAGGAAGGCAGGAGGTATGCATCTAGGAGTCGCGAAAAGATGAATGCAGGAGGGAGATACCATCACAAGAATGAACATAACCATGGCGGTTATAGGAAGTCTTCCGTAGATAATTACCACAAAAGGAATGAAGCTTCCAATGTTGAGAGGGGTCGAAATTATTCGAGGGACAGGAGAGATTACCACCAGCATGTTCAACGTCAACACCATCGCGAAAATGGACATGACGCAAATAGGGGACACAGTCGAAGCCGCACACGCAGCCGTAGTCCATATCATCATAAGTTGGGAAGAGACAAATATTACAACAAATCGCCGAAAAGAAATCTTTCCAAAGAGAGAAACAGAAATGCTGCCATATATGACGATCGAAACGGAGAGCGAAAGCGTGGTGATAAGTACAAGTACGAGAAGGAACGTGGCAGCAAATGGGACAGCAAGAACGGAGGCCACTACGAGCATGACCGTTACGCGCATGAGCGTTATCCCCATGATCGTCCACAGTATGATCGACCACCGTATGAACGTCCCCCGTATGATCGCCCTCCGTATGAACGTCCCCCGTATGACCGTCCACCATATGATCGTCACCAACATGAACGTTATCCACATGATCGACCACAGTATGatcgtcctcctcatcaaCACCATCCAGGTGGGCCATACAACAGCCACACGTATGAGTATCGAGAAGGGCGCGATGAACGAATGAATATGAGGAGATATTCCCCAGGTGGAGACAGACAAAGATACATGTACGAAAATGAATCGAACCGAATGGGCCACAATATCGGAATGATGAGAAGAGAACGACCAAGAGAGATgaggaattatttttacaaaaaagcaGACCCATGTAAAATTTTCGTAGGAAATATATCCCCAGAAGCGAGAGAAGAAGACGtaaggaggaaatttttaaagtatGGTGATATAGTAAACATGCAGTGGAAAACAAGATTTGCATTTATAGAGTATGAAAAAACATCCAACGCAGAGATTGccataaaggaagaaaatggacaattattttttggagAAGAGTTGAATGTACAACCACATCATGCAGGTAACTATTTTAACAACCGAAGTGACGGTCGTAATTTTTATCCCCccatatatagaaggaacTATTCCCCCAATGGAAATGAAATcagagagaagaaaaatgcctTAAGaattgtaataaaaaatgtggacgaAAAAGCTAGCTGGCAGGATTTGAAAGACTTCGGAAGGGATATAGGATTTGTCAATTATGCGAACGTTGTTCAGAAcgataagaaggaaaggtttgGCATTATAGAGTACTGCAATTACGAGAACGTAAAAAAAGCAGTGGAAGTGTTAGACGGTCGTAAGTTTAATGGTATTACCGTGGAGGTCATGAAATTTGCTGATTCGCCACTCAACATGAAGTTCAGGGGTGACGGTGAAGATAGGCGGGACGGTAATTCTCATCACCACTATTCTGGTGATAAGGACAGGTCGTACCATCGGGAAGGGTATGATGCGGAGAAGGGGGACTACAGGAGGGAGCGTTTTTATGAACGATCCCATGACAGACATGATGACAGGGATGACAGGCGTGACAGACAGGATGACCGCAATGAGAGGAACAAATTTGGAAGAGACGAAAAGGAGGACGGGCAACATGATAAGTTGGACAGAGACCACCGAAGGGGAAGCATCAACAGCGATAGGAGAAGGGGCAGCTCACAAGATAAAGGAGGAGCCGATGGGGTAGACGCAAGAAATAAGGATGACAGAGAAGATGGTAACGATTTGGACAGGCAAAGTCAGTTaagtggaagaagaggaaacagCAAAGATAAGGAGGAGAATTTCGGTGAGGGGGATAGGTTGTCCAGGAAAAGCGGTAGTAGTGCCCGCAGCGGCAGCATCAGGAAGGACAAATATAGAAGCGGAGGAGCGGGCAGCACGGACGGCACTAAACAAACAAGGAACAACAGAAATGACAGAAGCGAAAGTGCAGATCATCTAGCGGATGACCAGCGAAGTTctgtgaaaggaaaagacaAGGAGGATGACTACTCTGTGGATAAGGAAAGAGAGGAGGCAATTAAAAACGACAGAGAGCTAAGCACACGGGGGGACGATGAAGATGAAAATATGTACCGTAGcgatgaggaaggaagtgttctGGGTTCTACGAATGTGAGAGATAAGATCGAACAGAATGCAGATGGTGAGGGAGACCGTTATAATGGAAGCCGAAGCAGGAGCAGAAGTGTGAGCGTGAAGGCAAAGCAGCAGACGCGTAAGAGAAACACGAAAGGAAgacgaaagggaagaagggcaTCCGAAGATTCTTCCTCCAGGAGAGACCTACAGGATAGTTATTACAACGACAGTACGAACGACAAATGGGCAGCTTCGAAGAAGGTGTGTGTGGACAAGGCAAATTCGACTGAGAGTGGTTCGTAG
- a CDS encoding Ribosomal protein l13 codes for MYKKVYVIDCKGHLLGRLASIIAKELLNGQRVVAVRCEDINISGSLYRNKLKYQEFLRLRTNTNPKKGPLHLREPSKILWRCVRGMLPHKTYKGKIALKKLKVFVGMPYPYDKKKKYVLPSALRAFRLKKHRRYCRLGTLSSRVGWNYDELVKKNEMSRKKLSKLYYKKKVSALNEKKEIKAEALNMINPEERKVLENFGYA; via the exons ATGTATAAAAAG GTATATGTAATCGACTGCAAGGGACACCTGCTGGGAAGGTTGGCCTCGATCATCGCCAAGGAGCTTCTGAATGGCCAGAGAGTAGTTGCCGTGAGGTGCGAAGATATAAACATATCAGGCAGCTTATACAGGAACAAACTAAAGTACCAAGAATTTCTGAGACTTCGAACGAACACGAACCCTAAGAAGGGACCTTTACATTTGAGAGAGCCATCCAAAATTTTGTGGAGATGCGTCAGGGGAATGTTACCACACAAAACGTacaagggaaaaattgcCCTTAAAAAACTGAAGGTCTTCGTAGGGATGCCATACCCATatgataagaagaaaaagtacgtTTTACCAAGTGCTTTGAGAGCGTTCAGATTGAAAAAACATAGAAGATATTGCCGACTTGGAACATTGAGTTCGAGGGTAGGTTGGAACTATGATGAGTTggtaaagaaaaatgaaatgtcAAGAAAAAAGCTGAGCAAATTATATTACAAAAAGAAGGTGAGTGCATTgaatgagaagaaggagatAAAGGCAGAGGCGCTGAATATGATCAACCCCGAGGAACGCAAGGTGTTGGAAAATTTCGGATACGCATAG